A stretch of the Bacillus licheniformis DSM 13 = ATCC 14580 genome encodes the following:
- a CDS encoding HNH/endonuclease VII fold putative polymorphic toxin — translation MTKKGVDYKNYKYSSNPTHHGRYYEYETPEGLRVVVTHTNDNRLHAHAGKPDKEANQFNYDFKKERYTNIYGPNGDHHIYYK, via the coding sequence ATAACTAAGAAGGGTGTAGACTATAAAAACTATAAATATAGTTCAAATCCAACCCATCATGGACGTTACTATGAGTACGAAACTCCTGAAGGATTAAGAGTGGTTGTTACCCATACTAACGATAACAGATTACACGCACATGCAGGTAAGCCTGACAAAGAGGCAAATCAATTCAACTATGACTTTAAGAAAGAGAGATATACTAATATATACGGTCCTAATGGAGACCACCATATATACTATAAATAA
- a CDS encoding putative quinol monooxygenase gives MHYITACLNIISDKDLNEIMKEFKTLEEKTNKEEGCIQFHAYPLEPSERKIMLWEIWENEEAVKAHFTKKHTKDVQNQQLTEVEWLIKSNVND, from the coding sequence ATGCATTACATAACGGCATGCTTAAACATCATCAGCGATAAAGACCTTAATGAAATAATGAAGGAATTCAAAACACTTGAGGAAAAAACGAACAAAGAAGAAGGGTGTATTCAATTCCATGCTTATCCGCTTGAACCGTCGGAGCGCAAAATAATGCTCTGGGAGATTTGGGAAAACGAAGAAGCTGTTAAAGCCCATTTCACGAAAAAACACACAAAAGATGTTCAAAATCAACAATTAACAGAAGTAGAATGGTTAATCAAAAGCAATGTGAATGATTAA
- the cotE gene encoding outer spore coat protein CotE → MSEYREIITKAVVAKGRKFTQSTHTISPSQKPTSILGGWIINHKYDAEKIGKTVEIEGTYDINVWYSYADNTKTEVVTERVSYVDVIKLRYRDKNYLDDEHEVIAKVLQQPNCLEVTISPNGNKVVVQAEREFLAEVVGETKVVVEVNSDWTESDEEEAWEEELDEELEDINPEFLVGDPEE, encoded by the coding sequence ATGTCTGAATACAGGGAAATTATCACTAAAGCGGTGGTCGCGAAAGGCCGGAAATTCACCCAGTCCACTCATACAATCTCCCCTTCGCAAAAGCCAACCAGTATTTTAGGCGGTTGGATTATCAATCATAAGTATGACGCTGAAAAAATCGGAAAAACCGTGGAAATTGAAGGGACATATGATATCAACGTCTGGTATTCATATGCGGACAACACCAAAACCGAAGTTGTGACAGAACGCGTTTCCTATGTTGATGTCATTAAGCTCCGGTATCGCGACAAAAATTACTTAGATGATGAACACGAAGTCATTGCGAAAGTGCTTCAGCAGCCGAACTGCCTTGAAGTGACCATTTCTCCGAACGGAAACAAAGTGGTTGTACAGGCGGAAAGAGAATTTTTAGCAGAGGTCGTCGGCGAGACGAAGGTCGTCGTTGAGGTCAATTCTGATTGGACGGAAAGCGATGAAGAAGAAGCGTGGGAAGAAGAGCTTGATGAAGAACTTGAGGATATCAATCCCGAGTTTTTGGTTGGAGATCCAGAAGAATAA
- a CDS encoding YjcZ family sporulation protein — protein MSGGYGHGSGFALIVVLFILLIIIGASWFGGGYGGY, from the coding sequence ATGAGCGGAGGTTACGGACACGGAAGCGGTTTTGCTTTAATTGTTGTTCTGTTCATTCTCTTAATCATCATCGGCGCCAGCTGGTTCGGCGGTGGATATGGAGGCTACTAA
- a CDS encoding YoaK family protein — MNAARDRNIMLLLLCLTAGIVDVIGYLSIGHVFTANMTGNIVLLGLSIGNSLHATAVYSLIALFGFIIGVIISAAIVGKQEKSFWPTGVTIALAVEAAVLLLFACLTFFESSPHLLILLLSIAMGLQTTAARKLGIAGISTTVLTGTLANFFEDVTKRFLSNNNQKVIHKDAWLRALTIVLYCLGAVIAALAEPEHPFVVIWIPIVIIIGIIAVAGTRFHGKSEG; from the coding sequence TTGAATGCTGCTCGTGATCGAAACATCATGCTTTTGCTTCTCTGTTTGACAGCAGGTATTGTAGATGTGATTGGGTACTTAAGTATCGGTCACGTATTTACCGCTAATATGACCGGGAACATCGTACTGTTAGGATTATCAATCGGCAATTCTCTTCATGCGACCGCCGTGTACTCGCTGATCGCACTGTTCGGATTTATCATCGGCGTGATTATATCAGCAGCCATTGTCGGAAAACAGGAAAAATCGTTCTGGCCGACAGGCGTCACGATTGCACTTGCTGTGGAAGCAGCCGTATTGCTTCTATTTGCCTGCCTGACTTTCTTTGAAAGTTCGCCGCACCTTTTAATCTTGCTGTTAAGCATTGCGATGGGGCTTCAGACTACGGCAGCCAGAAAGCTCGGCATTGCAGGGATTTCCACTACTGTCCTAACGGGGACGCTGGCAAACTTTTTCGAAGATGTGACAAAACGATTCCTCAGTAATAACAACCAAAAGGTCATCCATAAGGACGCATGGCTTCGCGCTTTGACGATTGTGCTCTATTGCCTGGGGGCTGTCATTGCCGCACTTGCTGAACCTGAGCATCCGTTTGTTGTGATTTGGATTCCGATCGTTATCATTATCGGTATTATTGCGGTTGCAGGCACAAGGTTTCACGGAAAGAGTGAGGGATGA
- the mutL gene encoding DNA mismatch repair endonuclease MutL yields MAKIVQLPDDLSNKIAAGEVVERPASVVKELVENAIDANSSVIEIDVEEAGLASIKVLDDGEGMDAEDCRTAFLRHATSKIKDENDLFRVRTLGFRGEALPSIASVSHLSIKTSTGEGAGTHLTLQGGRIISEQKAPSRRGTEITVTNLFFNTPARLKYMKTIHTELGNITDVVNRIALAHPEVSIRLRHQGKTLLQTNGNGDVRHVLAAIYGTAVAKKMLPLEARSLDFEVKGYIALPEITRASRNYMSSVVNGRYIKNFPLVKAIHEGYHTLLPIGRHPITFIEINMDPLLVDVNVHPSKLEVRLSKETELHELIRDAIKDVFKQQQLIPSVQVPKKTAPLINKPEQQKLDFDQVREPAPLSDSDVEREYKPEPSFSAMKLSSLVKDPPPSAPVEREENVMQDTEPEWPGAEEYTPEAAPAVQAEPEQAGENVQDEETPKERVPIMYPIGQMHGTYILAQNENGLYIIDQHAAQERIKYEYFREKVGEVESEVQDLLVPLTFHYSKNEALTIDQHLDDLAKVGVFLESFGAGSYIVRCHPTWFPKGEETTIIEDIIQQVLDDRTIDIKKLREEAAIMMSCKGSIKANHHLRDDEITALLDELRRTSDPFTCPHGRPIIIHYSTYEMEKMFKRVM; encoded by the coding sequence TTGGCAAAAATTGTTCAGCTGCCTGACGATTTATCGAATAAAATCGCGGCGGGTGAAGTAGTGGAAAGGCCGGCGTCGGTCGTCAAAGAGCTTGTCGAAAATGCAATCGATGCGAACAGCTCCGTGATTGAAATCGATGTTGAAGAAGCGGGTCTCGCCTCGATTAAAGTGCTTGACGACGGCGAAGGGATGGACGCAGAAGACTGCAGAACGGCTTTTTTGCGTCATGCCACAAGCAAAATCAAAGACGAAAACGACCTGTTTCGCGTCAGAACGCTCGGATTTCGCGGAGAAGCTTTGCCAAGTATCGCGTCTGTCTCACACTTAAGCATTAAAACGAGCACCGGAGAAGGGGCAGGCACCCATTTGACGCTGCAGGGGGGAAGAATCATTTCCGAGCAAAAAGCGCCAAGCCGCAGAGGAACCGAAATTACGGTTACCAACCTGTTTTTCAATACGCCGGCAAGGCTGAAATACATGAAAACGATTCATACCGAGCTTGGCAACATCACAGATGTGGTCAACAGAATCGCCCTTGCCCATCCGGAAGTTTCGATCAGGCTGCGTCATCAAGGGAAAACGCTTCTGCAGACAAACGGAAACGGCGATGTCCGCCACGTGCTTGCGGCGATTTACGGCACGGCGGTTGCCAAAAAAATGCTCCCGCTTGAAGCGAGATCTCTTGACTTTGAAGTGAAGGGCTATATCGCTCTTCCTGAAATTACGCGCGCCTCGCGAAATTACATGTCATCTGTCGTCAACGGCAGATACATTAAAAACTTCCCGCTCGTAAAAGCGATCCACGAGGGCTACCATACGCTTCTTCCGATCGGCCGCCATCCGATCACGTTCATTGAAATCAACATGGACCCGCTCCTTGTGGACGTCAACGTGCACCCGTCAAAGCTGGAGGTCAGGCTGAGCAAAGAGACGGAGCTTCACGAGCTGATTCGCGACGCCATCAAAGACGTCTTTAAACAGCAGCAGCTCATTCCAAGCGTGCAGGTCCCGAAAAAAACCGCACCTCTGATCAATAAACCAGAGCAGCAAAAGCTTGATTTCGACCAGGTACGAGAACCGGCACCTCTTTCTGATTCTGATGTTGAAAGAGAGTATAAGCCGGAGCCTTCGTTTTCGGCGATGAAATTAAGCTCGCTTGTCAAAGACCCGCCGCCTTCCGCTCCCGTAGAGCGCGAAGAAAACGTAATGCAGGACACCGAGCCTGAATGGCCCGGAGCTGAAGAGTATACGCCTGAAGCCGCGCCGGCCGTACAAGCAGAACCGGAACAGGCAGGAGAGAACGTCCAGGACGAAGAGACGCCAAAAGAAAGGGTGCCGATCATGTATCCGATCGGCCAAATGCACGGCACCTACATACTTGCCCAAAATGAAAACGGGCTGTACATCATCGATCAGCACGCCGCACAGGAGCGGATCAAATACGAATATTTCCGTGAAAAAGTCGGGGAAGTCGAATCGGAAGTCCAGGACCTGCTTGTGCCGCTGACATTCCATTATTCAAAAAATGAAGCGCTGACGATCGACCAGCACTTGGACGATTTAGCCAAAGTCGGCGTCTTTCTCGAATCGTTCGGCGCCGGCAGCTATATCGTCCGATGCCACCCGACATGGTTTCCGAAAGGGGAAGAAACGACGATCATTGAAGACATCATTCAGCAGGTCCTTGATGACCGCACGATCGACATCAAAAAACTGCGCGAAGAAGCCGCAATCATGATGAGCTGCAAAGGCTCCATCAAAGCCAATCATCACCTGCGGGACGACGAAATCACCGCCCTGCTCGATGAGCTGCGCAGAACATCCGACCCTTTCACATGCCCGCACGGCCGGCCGATCATCATCCACTACTCCACCTATGAGATGGAGAAGATGTTTAAGCGGGTAATGTAA
- a CDS encoding arsinothricin resistance N-acetyltransferase ArsN1 family A — MHNINIRKAISADLPFILTIYNQGIEDRIATLEQDLKEMSDIEIWFQEHQGRYSVLVAESKGEIVGWASLNPYSHRCAYQGVADLSVYVDRACRGKGIGGLLLQALEKTAKENSFYKIVLFTFPFNELGQNLYNKMGYRQVGIFKNQGILDGRFIDVMAMEKLL, encoded by the coding sequence ATGCATAACATAAACATTCGAAAAGCTATTTCTGCCGATTTGCCATTTATCTTAACTATTTATAATCAGGGCATTGAAGATCGAATTGCGACTCTGGAGCAAGATTTAAAGGAAATGAGCGATATCGAAATATGGTTTCAGGAACATCAAGGGCGCTATTCTGTCCTTGTGGCCGAATCAAAAGGAGAAATTGTAGGCTGGGCTTCTTTGAACCCGTACTCCCACCGTTGTGCTTATCAAGGTGTTGCCGACCTTTCTGTCTATGTTGATCGTGCATGCCGCGGAAAAGGAATAGGCGGCCTCCTTCTTCAAGCTCTAGAAAAAACAGCTAAAGAGAATAGTTTTTATAAAATCGTCCTCTTTACATTTCCCTTTAACGAACTTGGGCAAAACCTATACAATAAAATGGGCTACAGGCAAGTTGGCATCTTTAAAAATCAAGGAATTTTAGATGGACGTTTTATCGATGTAATGGCAATGGAAAAATTGCTATAG
- a CDS encoding pre-toxin TG domain-containing protein, which yields MKGYKKLGSVDVTDEIGTGKDFIGGSYMLYSNGQIVRKYISGGEVKYELVSRIPESRVKKSNIEKALDWAKDTVGELSGGYDGYRAITGVDPVTGEKLTVTDRILSGVSVIPATKVVKVGKYAFKATKGAKTAKRVSNAERSANATPKINRKQALNQAKDLAGNNLHVNGRLAMI from the coding sequence ATGAAGGGATACAAAAAGCTCGGTTCTGTCGATGTCACCGATGAAATCGGTACAGGCAAGGACTTCATCGGCGGTTCGTACATGCTTTATTCAAACGGTCAAATTGTCCGAAAATACATATCCGGCGGTGAAGTGAAATACGAACTTGTCAGTCGCATACCGGAAAGCAGAGTGAAGAAAAGCAACATTGAAAAAGCTCTTGATTGGGCTAAAGACACAGTTGGGGAATTGTCCGGTGGTTATGATGGTTATAGAGCGATAACAGGTGTTGACCCTGTGACTGGTGAAAAACTAACCGTCACTGACCGTATCCTGTCCGGTGTTTCTGTCATACCCGCTACTAAAGTAGTCAAGGTAGGGAAATATGCTTTCAAAGCCACTAAAGGTGCGAAGACGGCGAAAAGGGTTTCGAATGCCGAGAGAAGTGCTAATGCTACGCCTAAAATTAATAGAAAACAAGCTCTCAATCAGGCAAAAGACTTAGCTGGCAACAACCTACACGTCAATGGCAGGTTGGCGATGATATAA
- a CDS encoding (2Fe-2S) ferredoxin domain-containing protein, with the protein MATWDLSNMKHHIFICNGSSCNRAGAEELTQVIRQEISDRELDDFIHTTRTRCNGRCQDKCVAIHYPRGTWYRDLKPEDVPLLIDSLCTNEDYKEKASHLYDGQRFERSSGVISGVPKEKVIKVSKKF; encoded by the coding sequence ATGGCGACATGGGATTTAAGTAATATGAAACATCATATTTTTATCTGCAACGGCAGCAGCTGCAATCGGGCCGGAGCTGAGGAACTGACTCAAGTGATTCGGCAAGAAATCTCGGACCGGGAGCTTGATGATTTCATTCATACAACGCGCACGCGGTGTAATGGAAGGTGTCAAGATAAGTGCGTGGCCATCCATTACCCGAGAGGAACTTGGTATAGAGATTTAAAACCTGAGGATGTCCCCCTCCTGATTGACTCGCTTTGTACCAATGAAGATTATAAAGAAAAAGCAAGCCATTTGTATGACGGCCAACGCTTCGAACGTTCATCCGGCGTCATCTCCGGAGTTCCAAAAGAAAAAGTAATCAAAGTATCGAAAAAATTTTAA
- a CDS encoding RicAFT regulatory complex protein RicA family protein — protein sequence MTLYTKKEIVAKARELAKMIAETEEVDFFKKAEAQINENAKITGIINQIKALQKQAVNFKHYEKHEALKQTEAKIDALQEELDEIPIIQEFRDSQMEVNDLLQLVAHTISNQVTNEIITSTGGDLLKGETGSKVKNSSPSCSL from the coding sequence GTGACGCTTTATACGAAAAAAGAGATTGTTGCAAAAGCGCGGGAGCTCGCAAAAATGATTGCAGAAACGGAAGAAGTCGACTTTTTCAAAAAAGCGGAGGCACAGATTAATGAGAATGCCAAAATAACGGGCATAATCAACCAAATCAAAGCCCTGCAAAAGCAAGCCGTCAACTTTAAACATTACGAAAAGCACGAAGCGCTTAAACAAACGGAAGCAAAGATTGACGCGCTTCAGGAAGAGCTTGACGAGATTCCGATCATTCAAGAGTTCAGAGACTCCCAAATGGAAGTCAACGACCTTCTTCAGCTTGTCGCGCATACAATATCAAACCAAGTGACAAACGAGATCATCACATCGACCGGGGGAGACCTGCTGAAAGGCGAGACCGGTTCAAAAGTGAAAAATTCATCACCGAGCTGTTCTCTATAA
- the mutS gene encoding DNA mismatch repair protein MutS — protein sequence MAGYTPMIQQYLKIKAEYQDAFLFFRLGDFYEMFFEDAKKASQELEITLTSRDGGSSERIPMCGVPYHSCSSYIEQLIKKGYKVAICEQVEDPKSAKGVVKREVVQLITPGTVMDGKGIHENENNFIASVSKFQHTYGLAFSDLTTGENLVTAIERLDDVVSEIYSVGAREIVVSRNLDEKDVAMLKERCGATISFEDEQADEVPGIVNGLGSKELVDTFMRLYVYLKRTQKRSLDHLQNVQAYELEEAMKIDLYSKRNLELTETIRSKNKKGSLLWLLDETKTAMGGRLLKQWIDRPLIRKGQIEERQEIVETLIAHLFEREDLRERLKEVYDLERLAGRVAYGNVNARDLIQLKESLKQVPAIKQLVGSLDHPKAKARAEKIDPCGDLLNLLEDALYENPPLSLKEGNLIKDGYHAKLDEYRDASKNGKDWIARLEQQEREYTGIRSLKVGFNKVFGYYIEVTKANIHLLEEGRYERKQTLTNAERYITPELKEKEALILEAENNICELEYELFSELRSKVKEYIPRLQQLAKMMSELDVLQCFATISENRHYVKPEFSDDVVQVIDGRHPVVEKVMDSQSYVPNSCEMGKGRQMLLITGPNMSGKSTYMRQMALISILAQIGCFVPAKKAVLPIFDQIFTRIGAADDLISGQSTFMVEMLEAKNAIVHATKNSLILFDEIGRGTSTYDGMALAQAIIEYVHEHIGAKTLFSTHYHELTSLEEKLDDLKNVHVRAEEYEGKVVFLHQIKEGAADKSYGIHVAQLAELPDGLISRAKTILKELESGAKEAAPSTAPNMVKEAAEEAAATVADQPAQLSFFETDKPIEKETKLSKKEQAVLAEFKAMDLLDMTPIQVMNELYRLQKKLK from the coding sequence ATGGCAGGCTACACGCCTATGATACAGCAATATTTAAAGATTAAGGCAGAGTATCAGGATGCCTTTTTATTTTTTCGTCTTGGCGACTTTTATGAGATGTTTTTTGAAGATGCAAAAAAGGCGTCTCAGGAGCTCGAAATCACGCTGACGAGCAGGGACGGAGGATCAAGCGAAAGAATTCCGATGTGCGGGGTTCCTTATCATTCCTGCTCTTCGTATATCGAACAGCTCATTAAAAAAGGCTATAAAGTCGCGATCTGTGAACAGGTGGAGGACCCTAAATCGGCCAAAGGAGTCGTCAAAAGGGAAGTCGTGCAGCTGATCACACCCGGCACCGTGATGGACGGCAAAGGGATTCATGAAAATGAAAACAACTTTATCGCCTCTGTCAGTAAATTTCAGCATACATACGGGCTCGCTTTTTCTGATTTGACGACAGGCGAGAATTTAGTAACGGCTATCGAAAGGCTTGATGATGTCGTTTCCGAAATTTACTCTGTCGGAGCAAGGGAAATCGTCGTCAGCCGCAACCTTGACGAGAAAGACGTCGCAATGCTGAAAGAGCGCTGCGGCGCCACGATCTCTTTCGAGGATGAACAAGCGGATGAAGTGCCTGGCATTGTGAACGGACTGGGGTCCAAAGAGCTTGTCGATACGTTTATGAGGCTTTACGTCTACTTGAAGCGGACGCAGAAAAGAAGCCTCGACCACCTTCAAAACGTTCAGGCCTACGAGCTCGAAGAAGCGATGAAAATCGATTTGTACTCGAAACGCAATCTTGAACTGACGGAAACGATCCGTTCGAAAAACAAAAAAGGCTCGCTTCTTTGGCTTTTGGATGAAACGAAAACGGCCATGGGAGGGCGGCTGTTAAAGCAATGGATCGACAGGCCGCTGATCAGAAAGGGACAGATCGAAGAGCGCCAGGAAATCGTTGAAACGCTGATCGCCCATCTGTTTGAGCGGGAAGATTTGCGCGAACGGCTGAAGGAAGTATACGACCTCGAGCGGCTCGCCGGAAGGGTCGCATACGGCAACGTCAACGCCAGAGATTTGATCCAGCTGAAGGAATCGCTGAAACAAGTCCCGGCCATCAAACAGCTTGTCGGCTCCCTCGACCATCCGAAAGCAAAAGCGCGCGCCGAGAAAATCGATCCGTGCGGCGATCTTTTGAATCTTTTGGAAGACGCGCTATACGAGAATCCGCCTCTTTCATTAAAAGAGGGGAACTTAATCAAAGACGGCTACCACGCGAAACTGGATGAATACAGGGACGCAAGCAAGAACGGAAAAGACTGGATCGCAAGGCTTGAGCAGCAGGAACGCGAGTACACGGGAATCCGCTCTTTAAAAGTCGGCTTTAACAAGGTGTTCGGCTATTATATTGAAGTGACGAAAGCGAACATCCATCTGCTTGAAGAAGGCCGCTATGAACGGAAGCAGACGCTGACCAATGCAGAACGCTACATCACGCCGGAGCTGAAAGAAAAAGAAGCCCTGATTCTCGAAGCGGAAAACAATATTTGCGAGCTGGAGTATGAGCTGTTTTCCGAGCTTCGCAGCAAGGTGAAGGAATATATCCCGCGCTTGCAGCAGCTGGCAAAAATGATGAGCGAGCTTGATGTGCTCCAATGTTTTGCGACGATCAGCGAAAACCGGCACTATGTTAAGCCGGAGTTTTCCGATGATGTCGTTCAGGTGATCGACGGACGGCATCCGGTCGTAGAAAAGGTGATGGACAGCCAGTCTTACGTTCCGAACAGCTGTGAAATGGGCAAAGGCAGGCAGATGCTTTTAATCACCGGGCCGAATATGTCCGGGAAAAGCACGTATATGAGACAGATGGCGCTGATCTCCATTTTGGCGCAGATCGGCTGCTTTGTTCCTGCGAAAAAAGCGGTGCTGCCGATCTTTGATCAGATCTTTACGAGAATTGGCGCAGCGGATGATCTTATATCCGGACAGAGCACGTTTATGGTGGAAATGCTTGAAGCCAAAAACGCGATCGTCCATGCGACGAAAAACAGCTTGATTTTATTTGACGAAATCGGCCGGGGTACGTCCACTTACGACGGAATGGCGCTTGCACAAGCGATCATCGAGTACGTTCACGAGCACATCGGCGCGAAGACTTTATTTTCCACTCACTACCACGAGCTGACGTCCCTTGAAGAAAAGCTGGACGATTTGAAGAATGTCCACGTTCGTGCGGAAGAATACGAAGGAAAGGTCGTTTTCCTTCACCAGATAAAAGAAGGAGCAGCAGATAAAAGCTACGGTATCCATGTCGCGCAGCTGGCTGAATTGCCCGACGGTTTGATCAGCAGGGCGAAAACGATCCTGAAAGAACTTGAATCCGGCGCAAAAGAAGCCGCTCCATCAACGGCACCGAATATGGTAAAAGAGGCGGCGGAAGAAGCCGCGGCGACTGTTGCAGATCAACCGGCCCAGCTGTCATTTTTTGAGACGGACAAGCCAATAGAAAAAGAGACGAAGCTCTCCAAAAAAGAGCAGGCTGTTTTAGCCGAATTTAAAGCGATGGATCTGCTCGATATGACGCCTATACAAGTCATGAATGAACTGTACAGGCTGCAAAAAAAATTAAAGTAA
- a CDS encoding CobW family GTP-binding protein, with product MIMPITKKKIPVAILTGYLGAGKTTLLNRILTEKHNQKIAVIVNEYGEVGIDNQLVVDSEEEILEMNNGCICCTVRGDLIRILRTLVFSMDQGKVAFDRVLIETTGLADPAPVAQTFFMDELLSEIFEVDSIVTVVDSKHVTRHLDDQDEAQEQIAFADVIILNKTDLVSNNELKSLEQRLVNINPTAKRLYARDCKVNLRDILGINTFDVNRKIEIDPHFLEDHHHHHHDDKVSSIAFREEKPLDLAKVDHWMSYLVREKGEDLLRYKGILYIKGEEYRIVFQGLHMLFSGRPDRKWNENEKKQSELVFIGKDLDKEELERQFKNCIAK from the coding sequence ATGATCATGCCTATAACTAAAAAGAAAATTCCTGTCGCTATTCTCACTGGGTACTTAGGCGCCGGGAAAACCACACTTTTAAATCGAATACTTACAGAAAAGCACAATCAAAAGATCGCGGTTATTGTCAATGAGTACGGAGAAGTCGGGATAGACAACCAGCTTGTCGTTGATTCTGAAGAAGAAATTTTGGAAATGAACAACGGCTGTATCTGTTGCACGGTCCGCGGAGATTTGATTCGCATTCTGAGAACGCTTGTATTCTCAATGGATCAAGGGAAAGTTGCATTTGATCGCGTTTTAATCGAAACAACGGGACTGGCTGATCCTGCCCCCGTTGCCCAGACGTTTTTCATGGATGAACTGCTATCCGAAATATTTGAAGTTGACAGCATCGTCACGGTAGTAGACAGCAAGCATGTCACCAGACATCTGGATGATCAGGATGAAGCGCAAGAGCAAATCGCATTTGCTGACGTCATCATCCTCAATAAAACAGATTTAGTATCGAATAACGAGCTGAAATCCTTGGAGCAAAGACTTGTCAACATTAATCCTACGGCTAAGAGGCTGTATGCCAGAGATTGCAAGGTCAATTTAAGAGATATACTGGGGATCAATACGTTCGACGTCAATCGAAAAATTGAAATCGATCCTCATTTTCTAGAAGATCATCATCACCACCATCACGATGATAAAGTGTCTTCTATCGCTTTTCGGGAAGAGAAGCCTCTTGATTTGGCAAAGGTGGATCATTGGATGAGTTATCTCGTACGGGAAAAAGGAGAAGATTTATTGCGTTATAAAGGGATCCTTTATATTAAAGGCGAAGAATATCGAATCGTATTCCAAGGGCTTCATATGCTGTTTTCAGGACGTCCGGACCGGAAGTGGAACGAAAACGAGAAAAAACAAAGCGAACTTGTTTTCATCGGAAAGGACTTGGACAAAGAGGAACTGGAGCGGCAATTTAAAAATTGCATCGCAAAGTAA